Part of the Candidatus Paceibacterota bacterium genome, GAGAAGTCTCAGTTTGGAGAGCGAGCATACGATATCTACTCTCGCCTGCTTCGAGACCGAATTATCTTCCTTGGTGGCCCCATTGATGACAATGTAGCCAATATTGTCATTGCCCAGCTCCTCTTCCTTGAGAGCGAGGACCCAAAGAAGGATATTTCCCTCTATATCAACTCCCCAGGAGGCTCAGTCACCTCTACCCTTGCCATGCTAGACACCATGACCCACATCAAACCAGATGTTTCAACAATCTGTGTTGGTATCGCAGCTTCCGGTGGTGCAGTTATGCTTGCAGGCGGAAAGAAAGGTAAGCGCTTTGCTTTACCCAACTCTGAGATCATGATCCACCAGCCTTGGGGTGGCGCTGAAGGACGCGCAGCCGATATTGAAATCACTGCAAAGCAAATCTTAAAGACTCGTGAACGTTTAAATAAAATAATGGCCGAAGCAACAGGTAAAAGTGTTGCCCAGATTGAAAAGGATGTTGATCGCGACTATTTCATGAACGCTGAAGAAGCAAAGAAATACGGAATCATCGACAAAGTGCTCACTAAGAACGAATAGCCATGATTACAACATTACTCCTCACATATCTGGTTTGCGCCGGCATCTTAGGTGTACTCCTTGGATATTTCTTACGAGTGTTGATTGCAATGAGCCGCAAAGGTTCTGCGGAACTTCGTATTAAAGAAATTCTCCTTAACGCAAGAGAAGAAGCAAAGCGCATTGTTGAAGAAGCAAAGGAAGAAGCTGACGAACTAACTGCAGAGCAACTAAAAGAAATTAAAGACCGCGATGAAAAAAGCCGTAGCCTTGAAGAACGTCTCATTAAAAAGGATGAGCAACTAGAAAAAAGACAAGCTGAATTTGAGCGTGAAGTAATTTCTCTTAAAGACAAGGTTGCTGAAATAAATATACTCAAAGAGAATGCTGACGTACTCCTCAAAGAACGAACAGAAGTATTAGAAAAAACAGCAGGATTTTCAGCAGAAGAAGCAAAAAATGAGTTGCTCAAGGAAACTGAAATTAAAAATGAAGAAGACTTGCTTGTACGAATGCAAAAGCTTGAACATGCAAGTGAAGAGAAGCTTGAGTGCCGTGCAAAAACAATTCTTACCAGTGCAATTCAACGCCTCGCAACATCTGTATACTCTGACGTTATGTCTACCTCGGTTGCCATTCCATCTGAAGAGATGAAGGGTAAGATAATCGGTAAAGAAGGACGTAATATCAAGGCTTTTGAGCGCATTACCGGTGTTGAGGTCATTGTTGATGACACACCTAACGCAATCACTATTTCTTCATTCAATCCCCTTCGAAGACAAGCGGCAAAGACAGCGCTCGATATGCTCATTGCTGACGGACGCATTCAGCCAGCAAAGATTGAAGAGTTGTATACAAAAGCAAAAGAAGAAGTTAACAAAGCAATTAAGGAGCGTGGTGAACAAGCGGTGTACGAGTGTGGAGTGTTCAATCTTGATCCACGCTTAACTTCAATCATCGGTCGTCTCCACTTCCGAACAAGCTACGGACAAAATGTATTGCAGCATTCCATTGAAGTTGCACACATTGCAGGAATGATTGCACAAGAAGTTGGTGCAAACGTACACATCGCAAAAGCAGGCGGACTTCTTCATGACATTGGTAAAGCGCTTGATCATGAGGTTCAAGGAACACATGTTGAGATTGGACGACGCATCTTACAGAAGTTTGGAGTCTCTGAAGAAATCATTAAGGCAATGCAAGCGCATCATGGTGAGTACCCATACGAGACACTTGAATCAATCATTGTTCAAACAGCTGACGCAATTTCAGGAAGCCGTCCCGGTGCACGAAAAGATTCTGTAGAAATATATCTACAACGTCTAGAAGATCTTGAGAACATCGCTAACAAGATTCCAGGAGTAGAAAAGAGTTACGTTCTCTCAGCAGGTCGTGAGATTCGTGTATTCATCAAACCAGAAGAAATCTCAGATATCGAATCAAAGCGTGTAGCGCGAGAGATTGCGGTTGCGATTGAAAATGAACTTAAGTATCCAGGAGAAATCAAAGTAACAGTTATTCGTGAAACACGAGTTACAGAATTTGCTCGGTAGTACCCTTCCCCACTAGTCGTTTTTACGTCATTGCACAAAAAACGGCTTATAATATAATGACTTTTGAAGGAATACTTCAAACGGTCGCAGAATTATTACATAATAATTATGAATAAGGCAGCAATTGTGGACGCAGTTCAAGCAAAGCTTGAAGGCACTAAGGCTCAGGCTGAGCTCGCAGTGGAAACGATCCTTGAATCGATCGTTGGCACACTTAAGAAAGGTGAAGAGGTCTCTATTTCAGGACTCGGCATCTTCTCAGTTAAAAGGCGTGCAGCCCGATCAGCTCGTAACCCTCGCACAGGTGAAATGGTGCAGGTTCAAGCTATGAACGTTCCTAAGTTTAGAGCAGCAAAGGCTCTTAAGGACGCAGTTAAGTAATCGTATTTTTCATACGATCAAAAGAAAAACGGCCAATATTGGCCGTTTTCCTTTTGTATTATGTGCGGGATAGGAGAATCGAACTCCTGCCCGCGGTTTGGAAAACCGCTATTCTACCATTAAACTAATCCCGCAACGGGCTTATACTATCAGATCTTTGTTTTTGCTGCTATATCCTTCACAATCTTTGCTGCAGCATCAAAATTATCGTGTGTTTCAAGACGGTTATTCTTCTCTGTACGACACTTAACACACCT contains:
- a CDS encoding HU family DNA-binding protein encodes the protein MNKAAIVDAVQAKLEGTKAQAELAVETILESIVGTLKKGEEVSISGLGIFSVKRRAARSARNPRTGEMVQVQAMNVPKFRAAKALKDAVK
- the clpP gene encoding ATP-dependent Clp endopeptidase proteolytic subunit ClpP, whose protein sequence is MLIPTVIEKSQFGERAYDIYSRLLRDRIIFLGGPIDDNVANIVIAQLLFLESEDPKKDISLYINSPGGSVTSTLAMLDTMTHIKPDVSTICVGIAASGGAVMLAGGKKGKRFALPNSEIMIHQPWGGAEGRAADIEITAKQILKTRERLNKIMAEATGKSVAQIEKDVDRDYFMNAEEAKKYGIIDKVLTKNE
- the rny gene encoding ribonuclease Y, translated to MITTLLLTYLVCAGILGVLLGYFLRVLIAMSRKGSAELRIKEILLNAREEAKRIVEEAKEEADELTAEQLKEIKDRDEKSRSLEERLIKKDEQLEKRQAEFEREVISLKDKVAEINILKENADVLLKERTEVLEKTAGFSAEEAKNELLKETEIKNEEDLLVRMQKLEHASEEKLECRAKTILTSAIQRLATSVYSDVMSTSVAIPSEEMKGKIIGKEGRNIKAFERITGVEVIVDDTPNAITISSFNPLRRQAAKTALDMLIADGRIQPAKIEELYTKAKEEVNKAIKERGEQAVYECGVFNLDPRLTSIIGRLHFRTSYGQNVLQHSIEVAHIAGMIAQEVGANVHIAKAGGLLHDIGKALDHEVQGTHVEIGRRILQKFGVSEEIIKAMQAHHGEYPYETLESIIVQTADAISGSRPGARKDSVEIYLQRLEDLENIANKIPGVEKSYVLSAGREIRVFIKPEEISDIESKRVAREIAVAIENELKYPGEIKVTVIRETRVTEFAR